The stretch of DNA tacaTCATAAATTATAAAGCAAATTTAATAATAGAAACATATTTGAATTTTTGGCCAAAATTATCCCTTATTTACGAGGATAGGCCTATTTTTATCTCTTAAATGTAACCATGAGTATCTTTAATCCCTCAAGTTTGCTAAACTAGAGCACTTTTAGTTTCACCAACGAATCCGTTTAAAACTTAACGGTGCTATTCATGTGACACTGAAAGAGAACAAAACTCAGTAAAAAAGGGCCATTCCCTGTTTAGTCAAAAAAGAAAAGTACTTGCCGATTCGCTAAgtagtaaagaacacaagtagtAGGTAGGAGGAGGAGGCTGGGTAGTTGACGGCGTCAACTTGACGCAGAATCTTGAGTCTTATCAGCAACTTCTTTCAATTTCTCCAATGCAGTGAGAATTTCCTCTTTCAAATCGGGCTTGTCTCTTTGACAAAGCTCTGTGCACTTAAGTGCTAGCACTGCTAATTTACGATCAAGCAATATGTATGCTGGCTTTAGATCACGAGGAACCAGAATTGGGGAAAAACTGAGAATGGCCTTTTTTAATGATGGCTTTATCTGTTAAGTTTTAAATGGATTCAGTTAGTGAGATTAAAAGTGTTCTAGTTTAgcaaatttgggattttaaatgCTGGGGGTTATATTTAAGGAAtaaaaataaacctacccttatAGATAAGGGATAATATTTGGCCAAAAATTCAAACATATTACTTGTCAATTTTAGTGTTTTTTCTTACCGCCATGATAGTAATTAATgtttttatttatcttttttaGTTGTGTTTTCAAGTTTATCAACCGGAGGCCTAGGCAATATAGTttgaacataaaaaaaaaaaggtggGGCGGGGTTGGGGTGAGGGTGGGGGTGAGTAGGTTGGGGTGTGAGGGTGGGTTGGTGGGGATGAGGAATAAGGTGAGAaatgttgaaaaagagttttgaaaaatattttccattctCTTGATAGAGAAAAATATTATTCTTCGATTAGAGAAAAATGAGatcatgaggaaaatatttttcgaaatatTTAAGTCAACctaacatgaaaaaattaaaaaatatttttcctcctaccaaacacaccctatatCTCCAAACACTGTCTACTATATGAAATTTTGTAAATGAGATATACTAATATCTCTAATCGAGACCATTAGATATAAATTATGTCTGGATAATcaacttatcaaaaaaaaaatatgataGCAAATTATGAATACCAGATAAATCACTCCTGATTAAAACAACAATAGTTTCATAATAATGTGTTTAAACTCTTAAACTATTACATGACGACATATCGGATCTTGGATACATAATTATATCCAACCGTtttagagggtgtttggctaagcttataagatGATCAAATTGGCTTATAAGCACATTTTGACTTATCTATGCGTTTGGTAAATATCCAAAGTGCTTATAAGTTAAAATCAGTcataagtcataagttggtcactcccaacttatggcttttcagcgtataagcactttaagtttgaccaagacttttactagtttatctttaataatattttttaattcacaAAATATATTTTCTAACTTTCTTTTCATTCCATATTGTTTGTTTATccttttctttacaaagaaactttttaatttattatCTTTTCTAAagtttttaaggatattttagtcattttaacaaaagaataATTTATCAGCATTTTTCTACCAAAcacatcaactgcttattatcagtttcaaCACACATATCCaacacgtaaatgcttatttAAAAAATCAATTTCAGCACTTTAAAATACTTTTCATCACTTCAAGCTTATCAGCTATttacaatcagctaatccaaacaagctattagttactaaaaatgaaaataaaattatCCAACAGTTTGGGGACTGGCTTCTTACCATGAGACGAGTCCCCTTCAagtcttgtatttttttttttaaaacatagaaGGCGAATAACTAGTTTACTGGACGTTAAACATAATTTTTATAGAGTTTAAATTATATACACTGTTAGTGTAAGAAATATTTACGTCGTTCTTGTTAGCTAGCGCCATTTTATATTACACGCTAGCAACGAGTTAATGGACCCATGACACAATACACATATCTCTCTGAATATGGATCCATCGTACATATACCAAATCCTTGAAAATGGCCACCAACAATAAACACGAAGCACTTCAATTTAATAGCACTGACAATGAGTTTAATAAAACTATGAAAGGGCTACTGACCACTGGTACAATATAGTTATTCCCCTAAATTCTTAAAAGCTCTAATCTTTTTCTCTTGGTTGTAAAATTCTCAGGCAATTCTTCTCTAGACTAGGTCCGCGAACTAGATGCTCGTCGCAACAACACCAAGGTTTAAAAATCTAGTCTAAGGTAGAATTTCCTAATCAAGTCATAATATTAAACCTATTAAATTAGCTATTACATGGCCACTTAATTAAAATACTGGTGAATCAGCAGGTAAAGTACAAGAATTTAGTATAGTATTCcaataattgttgttgttgtcgtcttCAAAAATATTGTCTTCGCAGCTTCCAACAATATTTTCCAAGTGCGTGAACCCTTGAATCACACATAATGAAGATTGATCTGTTATGCTCATATTATAAGTTGATGAATCATTAGAATATGAAATATCGTTAATCTGGCTGAGTAATTCGTTGTTTGATTTCTCGTAGCATTTCCACTCTGTTTGAACTTCTTCCTTTGTGTTTTCCACGAAATTACTTGCTGCAACCAAACACGAATTCATGTCCACTAATCCAGGAATATTATTATTTGGTACCATGAATAAGTTGTTGTTCGATAAGTTTGACGTTGATGTTGGAGAATCAAAGAAAGGATAAAAAACTGATGAAGTCATGTCTTTTGTTTTTGGCTTTGTTGTCCAATTAGTCCCTTGCCATGCTTTTAGTACGTCAAGACAAGGTGGTATTTTCGTTTGAAGGGGCAAAATGTTTCTCTGGTTGCCATAAGATATTGGTTTGGTAGCcaaattaggaccaaattggtTGGAAATTTGTTTCTTGGATTCACGAACAAGTCTAGCTTCAGCTTCTAGACGAGCATTTTCCCACTGAGCCATGTGACTTAGGTTTGCCGCATCCTTTCCAAAAATGTTGGTCTTTGGTTTATGAGTAGTTGGATCAATGCCCATCTTGGTTAATCTCTTCTTCAAATGTGTGTTCCAATAGTTCTTTATCTCATTGTCAGTCCTGTTGGGCAAGTGAGCTGCTATAGCTGaccacctatatatatatatgataacaGTATTATCAGCTTTTAGCAAAAAACTTACCATTTACACACATGCATTATCATGTCACATAAAAGACAATTTCAAGTAACTTCGTATATGATAAACCCTTTAGATAGTCATGTACTAATATGAAATACTCATATGTCCTAATTTATGTGGTACCATTTGAATTTCAAAAGTCAaaattttttgaaagaaaatttacatatttaaaaatTACGTAAAAAGTAATATCGGTCACAATAATTaacattccaaaatattaaaaagGCACGTAAAAGAATCGTAATCAAAGAAAAATTCGATTGACTCGGAACGGTGTTAGATAAATTTAGACGGATTTTGCTATGCATTGTTTAGATTGAGGGTCAAGGTAGGGAGGAATACATAAAAACTTTGAAAAGGAAAGTATCTAAAAGAAAACTTGTCAATATAACTATGTTAGACCATTTACGTAATGTTGAAGCAGCAGTACAGGCCGTATAACGCTGTTGTTTTTTCTATCTTGGAAGAATTATCTTTTCTTTCCTATTCAGCCTCGAGTGGTTTTGCATGTCATATTGAGTGACTAGTTATTATTACCTGTTTCCAAGAAGGGCATGGAGTTGAATGATGGTCTGTTCTTCTTGCAAACTGAACTTTCCTCTCTTGATATCTGGTCTTAGATAATTTATCCATCTTAGTCTACAGCTCTTTCCACACCTCTTTAGTCCTAACAAACCCATTCCCATGAAAACAATTCATCAATGCATGCTTGACCATAACAAAGTTTTACGAGTTTAAAGTCCATATACGGATAATACAAATATTTTACATTATCAGATCACCTAAAACATAATTGCAATTAATCGTCCATTAAAAGTGTAATTAGTACGTAACATGAAAAATAAGATAAGTCACCTATTACACATGTTCAAATTCCATGATTGTAATATAATTTTGTCATATACATTGAATAAATAAAAAAGGGACAGCCCGGTACACAAAACATCCGTATTCATACAGGGTCGGAGGAAGAGCCGCACCCCAAGCGTTAGGATAGGCTCTGTACCATACCCCTTGGAGTGTTGTCCTTTTTCGAACTCTGTGTGAATGCAAAATGCTTCATGCACTGAGCTGCCATTTTGTAGTGTATACGAAATAAATCTAAGTATTAGAATGACATGAGAAAATTAAAATGGATTAATTGAGTAAATATAATACCAGCTTTAGCAGGCAAAGCACGCCAGCTGCCACAGCCATATTTTTCAATGAAAGCCATGAGTTTTTGGTCTTCTTCTGGTGTCCATGGCCCTTTCTTCAATCCCACTTTCTCACAACAAGGTGACCTTCCCATTTGCCTTAATGAAAAATAATAGAGAGAATTAACAAGTTATATGATTACTTTGTGAATGAGAGCTAGAAAACAGACTAAGCTTCTTGTGTTTGAATTTTCACGTGTAGTGTAGAAAGTAGAAAAGCTAACTGCGATTATAAATACACAACTAGGAAGTAAATGCTAGCAGACAGTATGAAAAAGatttatgataaaataataagttcCTAACGATTGGAATAACTGCATTAGGTTCAACCCCAACCCCCTAACTTAGTATTCTGTACATCTTTAGACCCTTTATATTAAATGAGACTTATTATTATgtaaataaaaaacaaaataagaaaagaaatttcAACTTGTCTATCCAGACTGGCGTATAATTAAATAAGATAACTATTCAGTATTACTACTTACCAGTACAGTAGTACGAAATTTATGGGATGAAAGAAATAGGGTTGGGTTAAcccaaagaaaataaaagaaaataacataaaggaAGGAGAGATACAACCACTGCCGAAGGTTGTGTCACTTAATCGATTGTGTAGGATTTCTCTCTCTTTCTAATGTTATTTTCCTTCTTCTTAAAACATAAGAAACATAAGTAAGAGgctctcttttcttcttttctttgtaaGATGATTTTAACcaaatatttatttcagtaatttaagGTACCATTTTAGAGTGTGAACATTTTTCAATAGTTAATTTCTGTTTAGGACGAAAATAGTACCTTCCAATAAGTATTGATTTGGaatttttttgatttatttattttggtAAATAAAGCTTATAAGTAAAAGATTACTGCATTAACTTAATTTAGGAGAAGGAACCATCCCatattcttgctccttttacccCGTCAATTTAAGTTACCTAAACAATACGTAATTATTCATAATACATCTAATATAAAAACTTGGGATATGGATTTAACTCATACTCCTATATTCTAACAAAGTAGAGATTATTCGCATTTATTCGTGTAATTTAATCTGTTATAATACATTAGCTGGAGTATGTATCCAGGTTACTAACTCCATTTGTATATCATATAGATAGTTGCATGTAGTTATCACCTGATAATGAAAGTAGATTCTTTTTATATTGTCACTGTATATAAAGTTAAAGTGTTAAACTCTTGAAATATTCAGTAAATAATCTAGTCTAACAAATTAGAATACATTGGTAATGTAAAAAACTTTTATACTTTCAGTTTATACAATTAAATTATCTACTTAGTTACTTTTTAATTAGCGTTCTAACATTTGTACGAGACCTCCGAACATTTCATTATATCTTgatgcaaaaaaaaaataaaaaagaagaagaagaagctagaGATGTATAGTGTAACAAATTCTCATACGCCTGTTATTCATCGAAGCAGAAGCAACATTATCTAATTAGCTTTAACCCTACCCACAACATGATTTTTTTCCATGGGGCAGATATGGAAAGAATTGTTCATGGAAAGGATGATATGATTGTTTTTGTATGGTAAGTTACATTTTTATAAACTCCACCACTATTTATATAACCAAGTGGCAAATGGAAAACCACTTCCTTTTTTGCTAAACTTGTACTGTTGTACAGTATATAATATTCTCTGAGCATGGAGAAATTTTGATTCAGAAAATGTGAGGGAGTAACTGTTCAGTAAGAGCATTTGTAATATATAGATCGTGCTGATCTTAGCATTGCAGGTAGGGGCGGAGCTAGGGGAACCGGAGGGAATCACTTGAGTTTTATTCGTAAGGAAATTAGACTACGTATATAGCatcaataattttttatatatgcatatatattgGATGTGCAATCCTCTTATCTTCttcatatatttatttttgttatgttTTGGATCCCTTAATGTAAATCCTGCATCCGTCACGATTGCATTGCGAGTACTTATAAGCACCATCAATGGTGGGGGACTCTAACCTCAATCGTGAGAGGGTATTTTCTTTGCTTTAATAATTTAGGTATACAGAGACAGTCCATATATACAGCTATAATACTATATTAATTTCCGCCGCAACGTCATCTCGCTTTGCATTTGCTGCCATTATAAGGAAAAACAAggacatacatacatacatatatatagagAGGCATGATAAGTGTTATTTCAGTAAAGTTGTTAGATTATGATATATGTAAATTAATACCATTAAAGAGTTCATTTTGTATAAGTCTTAGATTTCAGAATTCTTTCGTTAAGATTTAAGTTCAATGCTTACATTCTTTGACatagtatttttttttccttttttggtaAAAGGaggaggtatatatatatatatatagataactAAGAGACATTATATGTGCGGTTGTGCGCAGAACATTATATTTCCCAAGCGGGCTAAATTTTGTACTTAATTactaagctatatatatatatatattaatagatAACTAAGAGACATTATATGCGCGGTTGTGCGCAGAACATTATGTTTCCCAAGCGGGCTAAATTTTGTACTTAATtacaagttatatatatatatattaatagatAACTAAGAGACATTATATGCACGGTTGTGCGCAGAACATTATGTTTCCCAAGCGGGCTAAATTTTGTACTTAATtacaagttttatatatatatatatatatatataactaagaGAAATTATATGCGCGGTTGTGCGCAGAACATTATGTTTCCCAAGCGGGCTAAATTTTGTACTTAATTACAAGTTTTGGCCGATATGGTCCTAACAAATGTATTTCCTAATTTGTCCATTATAGCAGCTGGTTGTGAAAGGAGGGActgcaaaataaataaataaataaatacattaAAGTTATCTTTTTTGACACCTTCTATCATCTGTCCGCACACATTTGGATTCAAATTCACACAtttgttatattaaaaaaaaaacatattctCTCTCTCTATGAAGCGTATGTTCTcttattttaaaacaaaaataattttcaaacataAATGGATGTGAATTGGAAATACAAATATTCTCCTAGTGTCACGAACTTATTCTCGAAGGTTAGTGAACTTCAAATTGCAAATACATAGGTGATATTTTTGTATTTGGTGAAATATGATATtgacacgtggtcatctaaaggaaagacacgtgAAACCTTGACGGGAATGGCCGAAGACTGAACGCAGTCATTCTGTTTGTCACCGGAagagataacgttcataaaggtgtattaaatgctctgcgcctggtagcatttaataaggaatattctgcagcattaagagcgacggcccgttacagagaatttggcatttatattcaCCATTATATCTTTATCAATgatcctcataattgacattaaaagagggcacgatcctaggacctccttccctagacacaactataaatagtgaaccCAATTATCATTTTAAAGGATAGGAATTTTCTGGTTAAACTTACACTACAGTCAATACAAAGCTTAATTTAATCTTACTTTTttactttttgatctcatcattgctgtacTCGGAAACCTTGTTCCCTGAACTGTCATCTCTgctgtttcatctacattttaaggctaagtattgtacatttcttcaattatcgcattatttcaggatcaaattaattcacttgtctagaacccacgtataaatttaactgtaccgttttacgagtaaataatttggcgcccaccgtggggcctagacagccgtgcaattaaattgatccttgccttatttactaacgtgatttgattattttgtcttagaaaaaatcacaaaaaatggcagataacactgttaacaacacGTACAACCCTGAAATTCGAGGGTATCAGCCTCATTTTGAGGATTCGATCAGTGACACCCGTAATGAGATAAATGACGCCATGCTGGTGCATGACAGGCAAAACCCTCGACTGGCtcgggagacaactcccgatgatgctgatgaggagcatgtcgtggatgcggtgagggtcctgcaagagcaacatgcgATCATTCTAAGCCATCTCATGtggcaggataaggttatgacagaGCTGAAGCAGGCGCTATCGGGGGCTTCAAATAATACAAACAGACGAGATCTAATTCTTCCCGGTGTTCCCGTAAACCAAACAAcacagagagtcgacaacaacactcccaagGGTGAAATTGGCTCCGATGGGGCAGGGGGGACGGACCCGGTCTCAACAACGAGAACGACcagttcaagaatgaacttttacggtttatgagggaagtaaacgcccgcatggaccagATCCAGGGCGCACCACCTATACTGAAAGACCCAGACTCGAaaaagtatactcaattgccgTACAAGCCGAGTGCGATACCATAACTAATCCCAAAGCAGTTCAAAATGCCCGAaatgccaaagtatgacgggacttCAGACCTACAGGAGCATATTACTACCTACACAATAgcggtaaaaggaaatgatttagctctACTCGAAATTAAATCTTTGTTGTTatagaaatttggagaaactctctcgaggggagctctaacgtggaattcattattacccgagcattccatagattcctttgagatgatcacagattctttcatcaaggctcatgccggggccagaaaagtacaagCCCAGAAGGCCAACATATTAAGGATCACACATGGAGAATCCGAATTAgtacgagagttcgttaccctATTCCAGAAATAAAGAATGTTGCTCTCGGCTGTCTCGGATGAATGGGCacctgaagcattcaccaaagaaTTGAATCCGAGAAGCTCAAACGCTTCtcggaagctgaaggagagcctggTTGATTTTcaagcaataacttgggcagatgttcacaaccggtacgtgtcaaagataaggatcgaagatgaccaggtcaGTTCTACATCATCGGCTAAGGGACGGGAGAAGAGCAGagcaaaaatcaaaggatgactacgacgtGGACAGACGGACTTCGAGGGGCCAGTTTTGCCTTACGAGCGGACTGAAGGCCATGTCAGAAACTTCCgggcagcaaacaagttcaccgtTGACAGAGGGACCGATCGTGGTCGAAACAGTAGATCACTTCAGGATAAATTATCGTCAGGGTCTCAGGATCCTTCTTACTCcaagttatcagaatataacttcaacgtcagtgtagtggagttagtgtcagccatgagaaatattaaagaagcacaattcccgagacctatgagatCTGATTCCAGCCAtagggatcccaacttatggtgtgaataccatgggacgAACGGCCACCAAACAAGGGTCTGCCGACACCTCCGGGAAGAGGTAGCAACACTATTGAAGAacggtcacctcagagaattctagagtgaccgagctaagaacaattatggtcgtaacagaGACAACGCGGAACcttcaaaagcaggagaagaacccccacgccaaacgatcaatatgatcttcagagggaatgagattaacggggtcaccttttcggcagcgaagaagatgaaagtatcaataactcatagtaaaagactccgggaagacgatatcactttcacggaggacgACGCAAATGgattgttgttaccacacaacgatgcactagtaatttctttaaatgtgttggattttaagatTAAGCTTGTTCTAGTAGATctaggaagttcggctaatatcatacaatggagaatATTGGAGCAGGCTAAATTCATCGaaagcattattccggcaacaaagctcctcgctggattcaaccttgtGAGCGTGATGACTCGGGGAGAGTTTTTGTTGCTCACgaacgctgaaggagtaatgaaaacaactctcttcgaagtagtagatggtgacatgagatacaatatcatcctgggaaggccgtggttacacgagatgaaagttgtaccctcaacatatcactaattgttgaagttttcaacgcccgaaggaatcaagcagataagaggtgatgaaccggcagcaagggagatAAATGCAATTTCGGTTTCCAGTAGTAAAGGGAAGGAGCACATGGCATAGCAACTACAGGAACCAGCACCTACTCCCGAGCTAGAAGAAGTTAGCTTTGGAGCAGAGTCATCAGAAcattatcaggtgccgagatattttgCAAGTTCCAGAAGAGACGAACGCAATGAGGTCCACGACGGAGAAAAaagagcaagttgcattgttcaaataattcctagaaagaaaattccatttggggacaggactgcacccggagcgcaggtctggttttattgaatttcttaaatttaatgccgattgttttgcatgttcgcacgaggatatgacaggtatcccgacggaAATAGCCATGCGCAAGATGAGTTTGAatcccaacatacctccggtaagacaaaacaAAATTCCCTATCGCCGAGGCtaggaataaattcatcaaagaagaggtaacccgcttaacCCGCTTGCTcaatatcggttcgatccgagaggtaagatatccggactggctagACAATGTAGTATTAGTTccgaagaagaacaataaattttgcatgtgtgtatactataaagaccttaataaggcgtgcccgaaagactcattcgcactgccaaatatcgatcaaatgattgatgccacggtcGAGCAtaagttaatgagttttctcgatgcttattccaagtacaaccaaatcaagataaaccc from Nicotiana tomentosiformis chromosome 11, ASM39032v3, whole genome shotgun sequence encodes:
- the LOC104088234 gene encoding transcription factor MYB16-like; this encodes MGRSPCCEKVGLKKGPWTPEEDQKLMAFIEKYGCGSWRALPAKAGLKRCGKSCRLRWINYLRPDIKRGKFSLQEEQTIIQLHALLGNRWSAIAAHLPNRTDNEIKNYWNTHLKKRLTKMGIDPTTHKPKTNIFGKDAANLSHMAQWENARLEAEARLVRESKKQISNQFGPNLATKPISYGNQRNILPLQTKIPPCLDVLKAWQGTNWTTKPKTKDMTSSVFYPFFDSPTSTSNLSNNNLFMVPNNNIPGLVDMNSCLVAASNFVENTKEEVQTEWKCYEKSNNELLSQINDISYSNDSSTYNMSITDQSSLCVIQGFTHLENIVGSCEDNIFEDDNNNNYWNTILNSCTLPADSPVF